The region CAATGGCAAAGAGTTGTCGTTCAATAATATACTTGATATTTCAGGGGCGGTAAATTCCGTTAAAGATTTAGGCGAAATTGCCTGTGCCGTTGTAAAACATTCAAACCCTTGCGGATTGGCACAAGGCAAAAATCAAAGAGAAGTTCTGGAAAAAGCTTGGCAAGGCGACCCTGTTTCCGCATTCGGCTCAATTATAGCATTTAACACAACATTAGTTAAAGAAACAGTTGAGTTTTTTGAACTTACAAACCCCGACAAATCACAACGAAAATTTATTGAAGTAATTATAGCACCGAAAATTGAAGAAGATGCTTTAAAATATCTTCAAAATCATAAAAATCTGCGAGTTATCGAATACGATATGAGCAAACTTCCCAAATATAAAGACCTTCGTTTCATAAACGGAACTTTGTTAAGTCAGGATATTGACAATAAACTTTATGATAAATTGGAAACCGTTACCGAAACAGAGTTTGATATCGATAAAAACAAAGCAATAATTGAGTTTGGTTTGAATGCAATTAAAAATATAAAATCCAACACAATTGCAATCGTAAAAGAAAAAAACGAAAATTTTTACCTTACGGGAATGGGTGCAGGGCAACCTAACAGGTTAATTTCAACCGAATTAGCTCTTATAAAAACAAAAGAATTTATCAGGCAAGATTTTAAAGGTAAAGAAGAAGATTTTGAAGTATTTTATAAAGAAGAAATTAAAGACGTAATATTAATTTCAGATGCATTTTTTCCTTTTCCTGACAATGTTGAACTTGCAGCTGCAAACGGAATTACGAAAATCGTTCAACCCGGCGGTTCAATTCGTGATAAATCTGTAATTAAAACTTGTAATAAACTCGGTATAAGTATGATATTTACCGGAATACGACATTTTAAACACTAACATCAGATAAAAAGGAAAAAGTATAAAGGGAAAAGTTATGGGAATACACAAGTTTGA is a window of Bacteroidales bacterium DNA encoding:
- the purH gene encoding bifunctional phosphoribosylaminoimidazolecarboxamide formyltransferase/IMP cyclohydrolase, which translates into the protein MKIKTALLSVSDKTGITDFAKVLKKYNVEIISTGGTKRTLQDAGIEVTDISSVTGNPEAFGGRMKTISFNIESALLFDREKDAEEAEKLNIKPIDLVVCNLYPFEKVMKQGADFETLIENIDIGGPTMIRAAAKNFKYVNVLTQIEDYQNFIDEFESNKGVTSYEYRKELMAKAFNHTADYDAMIAQVMDAQTDKISFRLNFKEGKTLRYGENSHQKAHFFRMKEAENTYHDMNILNGKELSFNNILDISGAVNSVKDLGEIACAVVKHSNPCGLAQGKNQREVLEKAWQGDPVSAFGSIIAFNTTLVKETVEFFELTNPDKSQRKFIEVIIAPKIEEDALKYLQNHKNLRVIEYDMSKLPKYKDLRFINGTLLSQDIDNKLYDKLETVTETEFDIDKNKAIIEFGLNAIKNIKSNTIAIVKEKNENFYLTGMGAGQPNRLISTELALIKTKEFIRQDFKGKEEDFEVFYKEEIKDVILISDAFFPFPDNVELAAANGITKIVQPGGSIRDKSVIKTCNKLGISMIFTGIRHFKH